TATAACGACAAAGATGTACTAAATAATTATCCCTATCAACATGGATAGACTTAAACCGATGGGAAAAAAGTGAACCAGTGCGGTTGTATTTTTTATTGAAAGCTTTTACGTAGGCATTCAGCATTGTAGACATGAAACCTGATATGTCTTTATCACCATCATTTCTCAATAAAAAGTGAAAGTGGTTTGGCATTAAGCAATATGCTATTACCCTGATCTCAAAATTTGATACATATCTCTTAAGTAACTTTAGAAAATGATAATAATTATCTGTTTCTAAAAAGATTCTTTGCTTATTTGCTCCTCTATTATAAATATGATAATAAAAACCTTTGATAAATTTTAAAGATCTTTTTGGCATTGATCAATTAGTTTCTATAAAAAAACACTGGGGTTTTTAAAACCCCGGTGTTTAATAGT
This region of candidate division KSB1 bacterium genomic DNA includes:
- a CDS encoding transposase — protein: MPKRSLKFIKGFYYHIYNRGANKQRIFLETDNYYHFLKLLKRYVSNFEIRVIAYCLMPNHFHFLLRNDGDKDISGFMSTMLNAYVKAFNKKYNRTGSLFSHRFKSIHVDRDNYLVHLCRYIHLNSLKAHLVTELKDWPFSNYLEFVGKRNGKFIDKDFIKSLFADALEYENFVEDIAIEYPENFGNYIFD